Below is a window of Planctomycetes bacterium MalM25 DNA.
GGCCCCCGCGGCACGCGTCCGTCGCGGCCCGTACAACCGGCGTATTCGATCGTTCAATGCGGATGGCCGATCGCCAGGGCTTTGTGAGCTAGGTTCCCAGCAGGGGACGCCTTGCGCCCCGCAATCACCGCCCACGGAGCCCAAGGCCGTGTCCGATTCGCCCCTGACCGACGAAGACCTCTCCGAGAACCCCTCAGCCACGGCGGTTGTGGAGCCGGAGGAGAAGGCGAGCGGCCCGACCTGTGAGAAATGCGGCCAGGCGTCCGACGCAGCCGCTTGCCCCCGCTGCGGGTGGTACCCGAGCCTCGGGATCCACGTCGAAATCGACGAAGCTTTCGAAGCGGTCATGAACGCGCCGGCCCCAGACGCCGAGGGCGAGCCGGCGGCCGCTCCGCCAAAGCCCGGTCTCCAGCAGCACCTTGAGGTCTGGCGCGGTCTCATCCCCGGCTGGGGATGGTTGATGATCGGCACCACGCTCGGCGTCGTCGGCGCCGGGGTCGCGGTCCGTGTGGCGAGCCTCAGCAATCCGGGCTTGCAGTCGTACGCCGGAGTCACCGGCCTGATCGGTGGCTTGGCCGTTTTGCTGCTGGCGCACGTGATTGGCTTCCTGCTCAACTCGTTCCACGATGCCGACTCGAGCGTGTCGGACCTCGTGATCAAGCCCCTCAAGTCGTGGAAAGTGATCCTCGCCGCGTTGCCCGAGCGTTTGTGGCTGGCTAACAGTGCAAACGCCGCCCTGACGACGGCGTTGACCTCGGCGTTGATCATCGGTGGAATCCCGTACGAGCGACTCCTCGATTGGGGCTTCAAGGCACGCCCGAAGGCGAGCCTGATCGGCATGATCGCCGACCAAGCGTCGAAGAATCAGGGCGGATCCGACAACCTCGAGGACGCCGTCGAAGACCTCGCCGGAACCGCCGACGGGTTGAAGAAGGACGATAAAGACAAGAAACCCGAGGTGGTTCGTCAGCGTCTTGAGTGCTTGATCCTTGGCTATCGCACCGACCGCGACGGCCAGCTCACCGAGTTGCTGCTCGCCGCTGACCAGAAGGGCAAGCTCAAGAGCATCGGTAAGGTCCGTCCCACCCTGAGCGGGGGCGAGAAGATCGAGCTGGTGGATCGGTTCAAGGAGAGCACCGCATCGCGCCCGTTTGTTAAGACCTCGGAGTCAGCGAACTGGTTGCGACCCCGCTTCACGTGCCGAGTGACCTACAACGAATGGCCCGACGGCAAGCGGCCCAAGGGGCTCAAGTGGGAGGAGTTGCTCGATGAGGTCAAAATGCCTTGGTGACGGATCACCCCGCGCCGGCGTAAGCTGCGCGGCATGACCCCGCGCCCCGAACCCGACGGTCCCAACGCCTCGCGTTTCCCCGACCCACTTTTGGCGGGGCCGGAGGGACTGGTCGCGATGGGGGGGCGGCTCGACCCGGATTGGCTCCTCGACGCGTACCGCCACGGCGTCTTCCCGTGGCCCTCGCGAGACGACGAGCCGATGCTCTGGTGGTCGCCCGACCCCCGCGCCCTGATGCCGCTCGAGGGGCTCCGGGTCTCGCGGCGGTTGCAGCGGACGATCCGCAGCGAGCGGTTCGAGGTGGCCTGCGACACCGACTTCGCCGGCGTGCTCGAAGGGTGCGCGACCGGTCCGGGCCGTGAAGGGGGCACGTGGATAACCGACGGGATGCGGGACGCCTACCAAGAGATGCACCGCCTCGGCCACGCCCACAGCGTCGAGGCGCGACGCGAAGGGCGGCTCGTGGGGGGGGTCTACGGCCTGGCGATCGGCGGGCTGTTCGCCGCCGAGTCGATGTTCCACTACGAGACCGACGCCTCGAAGGTGGCGTTGGCCGCCCTGGTGTCGCACCTCAACGCCCGCGGCTACCGCCTCCTCGACATCCAGCAATGGACCCGCCACACCGGTAGCCTCGGCGCCGTGGAGGTTTCGCGGAGCGACTACCTCGAGCGGCTCGCCGAGGCGGTCGAGGCGCCGGTCACCTTCGGTGACCACCTGGCTGCGGAGTAAGCTGCTGTTGTCGTTCGACGTCCCGTGTTCCAGACTCCGGTGACTCGCCCTTATGAGCGTCAACGATAAGCTCGCCTTCGCCTGGCGTGTTGGGGCCGGTTTCTCGATGAACCAGGCCTTCTGGTACGCGCTCTTCGCGGGAGTCGCGTGGTGTTTGTTTTACTGGTTGCTCCGTGACCGCTTCCGCAGACGGCGGATCGGTCGTGAGGACCCCACCCGGTCGCAGGTGCGACGCGAACTCCTTTGCTCTTTGCGAAGCATCGCGATCTTCGGCTTGGTCACCCTCGGCGTCGTTTACGCCGCTTTGGGCGGATGGACTCGCGTGTATATGCGGGTGAACGAGTACGGCTGGGGCTGGTTCGCGTTGAGCCTGGTCGTGATGGTGATCACTCACGACGCCTACTTCTACTGGACGCATCGGCTGATGCACCACCGTTGGTTCTATCGGTGGTTCCACCGGACTCACCATCTGTCAACGAGCCCGACTCCTTGGGCGGCGTACGCGTTCAGCCCGGCGGAAGCCTTCGTGCAGGCGGGGATCGGGCCGCTGGTCGTCTTCACGATCCCCACGCACCCCGCCGCCTTCTCGTTGTTCATGATCTGGCAAATCGCTTTCAACGTGCTCGGGCACTGCGGCTACGAGATCTTCCCGCGGTGGTTTCTCCGCAGCCCGCTGGGCGTCTTGCTCAACTCGGTGACGCACCACGGTCAGCACCACGAGACCTTTCAGGCGAACTACAGCCTCTACTTCAACGTGTGGGACCGTCTGATGGGGACCAACCACAAGAGTTACGAGGAGCGATTCGACGCTGCGAGTCGGGGCGAGTCGGCCTGAGCAGACGAATCAACCCGGCGGCCAAGAGAGTGGCTTGCCGCCCAGCACGTGCAGGTGCAGGTGGTCGACCGTCTGGCCCCCCTCCTCGCCGATGTTCGTGATGACACGATAGCCGTTCGTCAGCCCTTCCTGGGCGGCGATCTTCTGGCAGACCAGCATCAGGTGACCCGCGAGGTCAGCGTGCTCGGGCGCGAGGGCGTCGATCGATTCGATCGGCTCCTTGGGGATCACCAGCACGTGCGTCGGCGCCTGTGGCGCGATGTCGCGGAACGCCAGGCTGCGGTCGTCCTCGTAGACGATGTCCGCGGGGATCTCGCGGGCGATGATCTTGGTGAAGAGCGTTTCGCGCATGGCTCGTCCGGGGGCTGGGTAAGCTGACCGACGCAGCCTACG
It encodes the following:
- the hinT gene encoding HIT-like protein HinT, which gives rise to MRETLFTKIIAREIPADIVYEDDRSLAFRDIAPQAPTHVLVIPKEPIESIDALAPEHADLAGHLMLVCQKIAAQEGLTNGYRVITNIGEEGGQTVDHLHLHVLGGKPLSWPPG
- the aat gene encoding Leucyl/phenylalanyl-tRNA--protein transferase, which encodes MTPRPEPDGPNASRFPDPLLAGPEGLVAMGGRLDPDWLLDAYRHGVFPWPSRDDEPMLWWSPDPRALMPLEGLRVSRRLQRTIRSERFEVACDTDFAGVLEGCATGPGREGGTWITDGMRDAYQEMHRLGHAHSVEARREGRLVGGVYGLAIGGLFAAESMFHYETDASKVALAALVSHLNARGYRLLDIQQWTRHTGSLGAVEVSRSDYLERLAEAVEAPVTFGDHLAAE
- a CDS encoding Fatty acid hydroxylase superfamily protein produces the protein MSVNDKLAFAWRVGAGFSMNQAFWYALFAGVAWCLFYWLLRDRFRRRRIGREDPTRSQVRRELLCSLRSIAIFGLVTLGVVYAALGGWTRVYMRVNEYGWGWFALSLVVMVITHDAYFYWTHRLMHHRWFYRWFHRTHHLSTSPTPWAAYAFSPAEAFVQAGIGPLVVFTIPTHPAAFSLFMIWQIAFNVLGHCGYEIFPRWFLRSPLGVLLNSVTHHGQHHETFQANYSLYFNVWDRLMGTNHKSYEERFDAASRGESA